In Eupeodes corollae chromosome 3, idEupCoro1.1, whole genome shotgun sequence, a single genomic region encodes these proteins:
- the LOC129952254 gene encoding uncharacterized protein LOC129952254 — protein sequence MLPEHTNASNRIETNGSNGHSLNKQSAIEITTITPTADRNINSKAHIVHFALTHSNTNYKGDNDEDDDNDADDNDAENGAEDNNCEKSPNNKKKSAFECDFSRCVSFQDNVNELQHRKGRRLNGLQFPLHPLQIFGWIVLIIFGVASFWVLIPSFSSELQGPLYGLVSGLYIVHIVSHLAALLIDPADRELRRLHRNDRIVPEFDRAKHSHVIENGRCHLCNIRTTSQRTKHCSVCNKCVGKFDHHCKWLNHCIGSRNYVAFLMCVVSAVVATLVIVVAALAQIVLYHLNPQWLSFWYMDAEMAVSKAVVQQSSFNETTLDDVTLVPENVTLWNDTIQMFNQSLGNSTDSIINDTTTPSSLVKETVEAAAVNGIGFSDTIFLVFIGFLGVLAAITAGLLLHLCFFHIYISFLGLTTYEYIRNHRQQQQQQQALSTLPKNVTYNMNSSPDGSSPDSSKDSCSQMYFCSSLRHPNSFPDDFRLFQAKPEDRPSTLHCCENSREYHQTALKTYYMCSLLEADEATTATTTAAAALSAAAGDIEAIEKCKTKSFHCCSKFAQRRRKLSTAASKATLVGEIEASATTRSFLHFSEQCTFCTFHIKTPLKTENVKTISKHHRWRRKWNCCSNVPDSPDVPNDIISTISMGVNRSDVEQQNGNGVMAGKKNPTQIPVHFIKTNGANFKQPQRPRMNRPWPIARFRHMMRMINRYRRPRCRHNETMVNAAATHHPQHPSPACNVKQNQIRPIPYPPMYENSSSSPSSDHSSVQSIETILPTSVIRDEESYTYNAAHGLTMPSAPPPARRKMPNPTDLDELADTLSFSHIPTNSQRLPALNSVYRRQRRKHFLRTRSPTLSPIHESGLSNPTSPQPCRHGMSASCSPATVSKSLCGSELKASNGSLNTDSDSSSAT from the coding sequence ATGCTCCCAGAGCATACAAACgcatcgaatcgaatcgaaacgAACGGTAGCAACGGTCATAGTCTAAATAAACAATCGGCAATAGAAATAACCACAATAACACCAACTGCTGACCGAAACATCAATTCAAAAGCACACATAGTGCATTTCGCACTCACACACTCCAATACCAATTACAAAGGAGACAACGATGAGGATGATGATAACGATGCTGATGACAATGATGCCGAAAATGGTGCCGAAGACAATAATTGTGAAAAATCgccaaacaacaagaaaaaatccGCTTTTGAATGTGACTTCTCGAGGTGTGTTTCCTTTCAGGATAATGTCAATGAGTTGCAACATCGTAAAGGACGTCGATTGAACGGCTTGCAATTTCCGTTGCATCCATTGCAAATTTTTGGCTGgattgttttgattatttttggcGTTGCTTCGTTTTGGGTGTTGATTCCTTCGTTTAGCAGTGAGCTGCAAGGCCCTCTTTACGGTCTTGTCTCTGGCTTGTATATTGTGCATATAGTTTCGCATTTAGCTGCGCTTTTAATTGATCCTGCGGATCGTGAGCTACGCCGTTTGCATCGCAACGATCGCATTGTACCCGAATTCGATCGCGCCAAACATTCGCATGTCATCGAAAACGGCCGCTGTCATTTGTGTAACATTCGAACTACCAGTCAACGAACAAAGCACTGCTCGGTGTGTAATAAGTGTGTGGGAAAGTTTGATCATCACTGCAAGTGGTTGAATCATTGCATTGGCTCGAGAAACTATGTAGCGTTCCTGATGTGTGTCGTATCGGCGGTAGTAGCGACTCTGGTCATTGTGGTTGCGGCATTGGCCCAGATCGTGCTCTATCATCTGAATCCACAATGGCTGAGTTTTTGGTACATGGACGCGGAAATGGCCGTCTCCAAAGCTGTGGTCCAGCAGAGTTCGTTCAACGAGACCACTCTGGACGATGTGACGCTGGTCCCAGAAAACGTCACACTCTGGAACGACACTATTCAGATGTTCAACCAGAGTCTGGGAAATTCCACAGACAGCATCATCAATGACACAACTACTCCATCGAGCTTGGTCAAGGAGACTGTTGAAGCAGCAGCCGTTAATGGGATCGGATTCAGCGACACCATATTCCTCGTGTTCATTGGATTCCTTGGAGTTTTGGCGGCCATCACAGCTGGCTTGCTTCTTCATCTCTGCTTTTTCCACATCTATATTTCGTTCCTTGGACTGACCACCTACGAGTACATTCGCAATCAtcgacagcagcagcagcaacaacaagcACTCTCTACTTTGCCAAAGAATGTAACCTACAACATGAACAGCAGTCCTGACGGCAGCAGTCCCGACTCGTCCAAGGACTCCTGCAGCCAGATGTACTTCTGTTCGAGTTTACGTCACCCCAATAGTTTTCCCGACGACTTTCGTCTCTTCCAAGCCAAACCCGAAGACCGTCCTTCAACACTGCACTGCTGCGAGAATTCCCGCGAGTACCATCAGACTGCCCTGAAGACTTACTACATGTGTTCGCTGCTGGAGGCGGACGAGGCGACAACTGCAACTACTACGGCAGCAGCTGCTCTGTCAGCCGCTGCGGGTGATATTGAAGCGATAGAGAAATGCAAAACCAAGTCCTTCCACTGTTGTTCGAAGTTTGCCCAGAGACGAAGGAAACTCAGTACGGCAGCGAGCAAGGCAACACTGGTTGGCGAAATTGAAGCTTCTGCCACGACCCGGTCCTTCTTGCACTTCAGCGAACAATGCACTTTCTGCACGTTCCACATAAAGACTCCCCTCAAGACTGAGAACGTTAAGACAATTTCGAAGCACCATCGCTGGCGGCGAAAATGGAATTGCTGTTCCAACGTGCCCGATAGCCCCGATGTGCCCAATGACATAATTTCAACAATTTCCATGGGGGTCAATAGGTCTGACGTTGAGCAACAAAACGGCAACGGAGTGATGGCGGGCAAGAAGAATCCAACCCAGATCCCAGTGCATTTCATCAAGACAAATGGTGCCAACTTCAAACAACCTCAGAGACCGCGAATGAACCGTCCCTGGCCCATAGCTCGGTTCCGCCACATGATGCGCATGATAAACCGTTATCGCAGACCTCGCTGCCGACACAACGAAACCATGGTAAACGCCGCCGCCACCCATCACCCTCAGCATCCCTCCCCAGCATGCAATGTCAAGCAAAACCAAATCCGCCCAATACCCTACCCTCCGATGTATGAGAACAGCAGCAGCTCGCCGTCGAGTGATCACAGCAGCGTGCAATCGATAGAAACTATTTTGCCAACTTCGGTTATCCGAGACGAGGAGAGCTACACCTATAACGCAGCTCATGGGCTGACAATGCCTTCAGCACCACCTCCTGCACGACGAAAGATGCCAAATCCCACAGACCTAGACGAACTGGCGGACACACTAAGCTTTTCACACATCCCTACAAACTCCCAGCGGTTGCCAGCCCTCAATTCCGTCTATCGGCGACAACGAAGGAAACACTTTCTCCGAACTCGCTCGCCTACCTTATCTCCGATCCACGAATCGGGCCTGTCAAATCCCACATCACCACAACCGTGTCGTCATGGCATGAGTGCATCCTGTTCCCCGGCCACAGTTTCGAAGAGCCTCTGTGGTTCCGAGCTGAAGGCATCCAATGGATCTTTAAATACTGATAGTGACAGCAGTAGTGCTACTTAG